The following proteins come from a genomic window of Lolium rigidum isolate FL_2022 chromosome 5, APGP_CSIRO_Lrig_0.1, whole genome shotgun sequence:
- the LOC124656124 gene encoding pentatricopeptide repeat-containing protein At1g18485-like, with protein sequence MEQHRAPANKLTAASLHAHVLHLHQCGAGGNALRRAHAAALASGALAASLPLAGALLLSYAAIADLPSSRLILLHHPLRLRSAFLWNSLSRALSSASLPSEALRVYNLMLRSAVSPDDRTFPFALHAAAAAAEAHPAKGLELHAAALRSGHLADVFAGNTLVAFYAARGSARDACRVFDEMPVRDVVSWNSLVSAFLANKMFDDARQALVSMTRSGNPVNVASLVSVVPACGVEQEEGFGLGIHGLALKTGLDAMVNLGNALIDMYGKLGHVQASMQVFEGMPERTEVSWNSAIGCFLNAGLYGDVLAMFREMSERGVMPGSITLSSLLPALVELGYFDLGREVHGYSIKRAMDLDIFVANSLVDMYAKLGSLEKACTVFEKIKAPNVVSWNAMIANLVQNGAEVEAFRLIIKMQNDGERPNSITLVNVLPACSRLASIKIGKQIHAWSIRTGLTFDLFISNALIDMYAKCGQLTSAQNIFDLSEKDDVSYNTLILGYSQSPWSFKSLNLFKQMRSVGVEYDAISFMGALTACTNLCAFKQGKVIHGVLVRRLQSNHPFLENALLGLYTKGAMLDTASKIFNRMTQKDVASWNTMIMGYGMQGQIDVAFHLFDLMKDDGVNYDHVSYIAVLSACSHGGLVERGKKYFSQMLAQNLEPQQMHYACMVDLLGRAGQLTESVEIILDMPFHANSDVWGALLGACRIHGNIELAQYAAEHLFELKPEHSGYYTLLINMYAEAGRWNEANKIRTLMKSRKVQKNPAYSWVQSGNKLQAFLVGYT encoded by the coding sequence ATGGAACAGCACCGCGCTCCCGCCAACAAGTTGACAGCCGCGTCCCTGCACGCgcacgtcctccacctccaccaatgCGGCGCCGGCGGCAACGCCCTCCGCCGCGCCCATGCTGCTGCCCTCGCATCCGGCGCGCTCGCCGCGTCCCTGCCCCTCGccggcgccctcctcctctcctacGCTGCAATCGCGGACCTACCCTCATCCCGCCTTATCCTCCTTCACCACCCCCTCCGTCTCCGCTCCGCCTTCCTCTGGAACTCGCTCTCCCGCGCGCTCTCCTCAGCATCCCTCCCCTCCGAAGCTCTGCGCGTCTACAACCTCATGCTCCGCTCCGCCGTGAGCCCGGACGACCGAACCTTCCCCTTCGCCCTccacgccgccgcggccgccgccgaggCGCACCCAGCCAAGGGTCTCGAGCTCCACGCCGCCGCGCTCCGTAGCGGCCACCTCGCGGACGTCTTCGCGGGCAACACGCTCGTCGCTTTCTACGCTGCCCGTGGCTCCGCCCGTGACGCCTGcagggtgtttgatgaaatgcccgtcAGGGACGTCGTCTCCTGGAACTCCCTGGTGTCGGCTTTCTTGGCCAACAAAATGTTCGATGATGCGAGGCAGGCATTGGTTAGCATGACGCGCAGCGGGAACCCTGTGAATGTGGCAAGCTTGGTCTCGGTTGTGCCTGCTTGTGGCGTGGAGCAGGAGGAGGGGTTTGGGTTGGGTATCCATGGGCTTGCGCTGAAAACTGGACTGGACGCCATGGTCAACCTTGGGAATGCGCTGATCGATATGTACGGAAAACTTGGTCATGTACAGGCATCAATGCAGGTGTTTGAAGGAATGCCTGAGAGAACTGAGGTTTCTTGGAATTCTGCAATTGGCTGTTTCCTTAATGCAGGGCTCTACGGAGACGTGCTTGCCATGTTTAGGGAAATGTCAGAGCGTGGAGTCATGCCAGGGTCTATCACGCTGTCAAGTTTGCTGCCCGCTTTGGTTGAGCTTGGGTATTTTGATTTGGGGAGGGAGGTACATGGATATAGTATAAAGAGAGCGATGGACTTGGATATTTTTGTTGCTAACTCACTTGTGgatatgtatgccaaacttggttcttTGGAGAAAGCATGCACTGTCTTTGAAAAGATTAAGGCACCTAACGTGGTGTCATGGAATGCAATGATCGCTAATCTTGTGCAAAATGGAGCTGAGGTTGAGGCATTCAGGCTTATTATCAAGATGCAAAATGATGGGGAACGTCCAAATTCAATCACTCTGGTGAACGTGCTTCCAGCTTGCTCAAGGCTGGCCTCTATAAAGATAGGGAAGCAGATCCATGCATGGTCAATCCGTACAGGATTAACATTTGATTTGTTCATATCAAATGCTTTAATTGATATGTATGCAAAATGTGGACAGCTGACCTCGGCACAAAATATTTTTGACCTTTCAGAGAAGGATGACGTGTCATACAACACTTTGATTTTGGGTTATTCTCAGAGTCCTTGGAGTTTTAAATCCCTTAACCTCTTTAAGCAGATGAGGTCTGTAGGAGTTGAGTATGATGCTATTTCTTTCATGGGTGCTCTGACTGCATGTACTAATTTATGTGCATTTAAACAAGGGAAAGTAATTCATGGCGTCCTAGTGAGAAGATTGCAAAGTAATCACCCCTTTCTGGAAAATGCACTGCTAGGCTTGTATACTAAAGGTGCAATGCTTGATACTGCATCAAAGATCTTCAATAGGATGACACAGAAGGATGTCGCCTCATGGAATACTATGATCATGGGATATGGGATGCAAGGTCAAATTGATGTTGCTTTCCATTTGTTTGATTTGATGAAGGATGATGGTGTGAACTATGATCATGTGTCTTACATCGCAGTGCTGTCAGCTTGCAGCCATGGTGGACTTGTTGAGAGAGGAAAGAAATACTTCAGTCAAATGCTTGCCCAAaatttagagccacaacaaatgcATTATGCTTGCATGGTTGACCTTCTTGGGCGTGCCGGACAATTGACTGAGTCCGTTGAAATAATCCTAGACATGCCTTTTCATGCTAATTCTGATGTGTGGGGTGCACTGCTTGGGGCTTGCCGAATACATGGAAACATTGAATTAGCACAATATGCAGCGGAACACTTGTTTGAGTTGAAGCCAGAGCATTCGGGCTACTACACTCTGCTGATAAACATGTATGCTGAGGCTGGGAGGTGGAATGAAGCGAATAAGATCAGGACATTAATGAAATCCCGGAAGGTTCAGAAAAATCCAGCCTATAGCTGGGTCCAGAGCGGCAACAAGCTACAAGCTTTTCTTGTGGGGTATACTTAG
- the LOC124652899 gene encoding polyol transporter 5-like, with protein MEEQHRPDAEAPLLAAAATKPDGAASSSPARNKYPFFCAVLASMTSVLMGYNVAVTSGAQIFMAEDLGLSDTQIELLSGAINIYSLVGALFAGWTSDRLGRRLTIVLTNAFFLVGPLIMTLASGYAALMAGRFIAGIGVGYALVIAPVYAAEIAPASSRGLLSSLPEIFINTGVLLSYVSNFAFSALPAHLSWRLMFAAGVVPTVFLAAGVLTMPESPRWLAMKGRTDEAKAVLDRTSDTPAEADQRLLEIQEVVDTDSNGSGGGGAWKEVATKAGVRRVLATVLALQFFQQASGIDSVVLYGPRVLAMAGVTSNTLLLGLNVLFGVAKAGSILIAMVLADRVGRRPLLLVSTGGMTASLLVLGSVFAVFAGAKDDAVVAAVAVAAVVAFVCTFSVGFGPLAWVYSSEILPLRLRGQGAGLGTAMNRVMSGIVTMTFISLYGAITMAGTFYLYAAVAAASFVFIYTCLPETRGRNLEDMEQLFRTK; from the exons ATGGAGGAGCAGCACCGGCCGGACGCCGAGGCGCCGCTGCTGGCTGCCGCTGCCACCAAGCCCGATGGCGCCGCGTCCTCGTCGCCGGCGCGGAACAAGTACCCCTTCTTCTGCGCCGTGCTCGCCTCCATGACCTCCGTCCTCATGGGCTACA ATGTGGCGGTGACGAGCGGGGCGCAGATCTTCATGGCGGAGGACCTCGGTTTGAGCGACACGCAGATCGAGCTGCTCTCCGGCGCCATCAACATCTACTCGCTCGTCGGCGCGCTCTTCGCCGGCTGGACCTCCgaccgcctcggccgccgcctcaccatcgtgCTCACCAACGCCTTCTTCCTCGTCGGACCGCTCATTATGACGCTCGCCAGCGGGTACGCGGCGCTCATGGCGGGCCGCTTCATCGCCGGCATCGGCGTCGGCTACGCGCTCGTCATCGCGCCGGTCTACGCCGCCGAGATCGCGCCCGCCTCCTCCCGCGGCCTCCTCAGCTCACTTCCCGAG atcttcatcaacaccggagTGCTGCTGAGCTACGTGTCCAACTTCGCCTTCTCGGCGTTGCCGGCGCACCTGTCGTGGCGGCTCATGTTCGCGGCGGGCGTGGTGCCCACCGTGTTCCTGGCGGCCGGCGTGCTCACCATGCCGGAGTCGCCGCGGTGGCTGGCCATGAAGGGCCGGACGGACGAGGCGAAGGCCGTGCTCGACCGGACGTCGGACACGCCCGCCGAGGCCGACCAGCGTCTGCTGGAGATCCAGGAGGTCGTCGACACCGACAGcaacggcagcggcggcggcggcgcgtggaaggAGGTGGCGACCAAGGCCGGCGTCCGGCGCGTGCTGGCCACCGTGCTGGCTCTGCAGTTCTTCCAGCAGGCGTCGGGAATCGACTCGGTGGTGCTGTACGGCCCGCGTGTGCTCGCCATGGCCGGGGTCACCTCCAACACCCTCCTCCTAGGCCTGAACGTCCTCTTCGGCGTGGCCAAGGCGGGCTCCATCCTGATCGCCATGGTGCTCGCCGACCGAGTTGGCCGGCGCCCGCTGCTCCTGGTGAGCACCGGCGGCATGACAGCGTCGCTTCTCGTGCTGGGGTCCGTTTTTGCGGTCTTCGCCGGCGCCAAGGACGACGCCGTTGTtgccgcggtggcggtggcggcagtTGTGGCGTTCGTGTGCACGTTCTCTGTCGGCTTCGGGCCCCTAGCATGGGTGTACAGCTCGGAGATCCTGCCGCTGCGCCTGCGCGGCCAGGGCGCCGGGCTCGGCACCGCCATGAACCGCGTCATGAGCGGCATAGTCACCATGACCTTCATTTCGCTCTACGGGGCGATCACCATGGCCGGCACGTTCTACCTCTACGCAGCCGTCGCAGCCGCCTCGTTCGTCTTCATCTACACCTGCCTGCCGGAGACAAGGGGCCGGAACCTCGAGGACATGGAGCAGCTCTTCCGCACAAAGTGA